aattttttgGTTCTGAAGCAGAACTGTTAGCTTCAGTGATTGCCGatcaagttgaaaatgcaaaggCTATTGGGTTAAAGACATTAAAGTACAATGCTGAGTGGTCTACAttagaagataatgaagatgatgaattctCGGTTATTGGAGCAACTTCTTTTGCGCCTAACCCAAGAGAAGCATTTATGGATAATGTTAATgtccaaattgaaaaaccaCATGAATTAGTTAAGAAGTTAATGTTCAAGGAGGCTTATGGCACCACCAAATCCCTAAGACCAGATCAACCTGTTAAGAATTTTGTTGTCAAGGTAAAGGAGAATAAGAGATTAACACCAAGTGATTATGATCGTAACATTTTCcatattgaatttgatgtttCTGGTACAGGATTGACGTACAATATTGGTGAAGCTTTAGGTGTTCATGGTAGAAATAATGCCGAATTGGTGGGAGAGTTTATTAAAATGTATGGCTTGGACGCTAATGAATTGGTCGAAGTTGCTCACAAGGATAACTCTGATCTTTTTGAGATTAGAACTATTGAACAAACACTCATTGAGAATTTAGACTTATTTGGAAAACCACCAAAGAGATTCTATGAATCACTAATTGAATTTGCAAGTGACGAAGatgagaagaaagaattagaaaaaCTAATTTCACCAGCAGGTGCGGCtcttttcaagaaatttcaagaagaagaattcTACACATTtgctgatatttttgaaatattcaaatccGTCAGACCATCAGCGCAAGATTTAGTCCAACTTATTTCTCCACtgaagagaagagaatATTCTATTGCGTCGTCTCAAAAATTACATCCAAATGAAGTTCATTTGCtaattgttgttgttgattggGTTGATAATAAGGGTCGTAAGAGATACGGTCAATGTTCCAAGTACTTATCTGATCTGCAAGTGGGTCAAGAACTGGTTGTTTCCGTGAAACCCTCGATTATGAAACTCCCACCTCTAACTACACAGCCTATTATTATGGCAGGTTTAGGTACTGGTTTGGCACCATTCAAGGCATTTATCGAAGAAAGACAGTATCAACTAGAACATGGTGCGGAAATCGGTGAAATTTACCTATACTTGGGTTCAAGACACAAGAGACAAGAGTACTTATATGGTGAGTACTGGGAATCTTACATGGATGCAAACGTTCTAACCCATCTAGGTGCAGCGTTCTCAAGAGATCAGCCAAAGAAGATTTATATCCAAGATAAGATCAGAGAAAACTTGGATGAATTAAGAGATTTGATTATTGACAAGCAAGGTCATTTCTACTTGTGTGGTCCAACCTGGCCAGTTCCTGATATTTCAGCATGTTTACAAGATGTTGTTAAGGCGGATGCAGCTAAGAAGGGTATCAAGGTCGATGCAGCCAAggctgttgaagaaatgaaggAAGAGGGCAAGTATGTTCTTGAAGTTTATTAGATTATTGTGTATAGATGTGAAAAGAATTTTTATTCTAGCTTAAAGTAACTATTCATGTGAATGTATTCCCTAGTAGTGCGAGGTGAATAGCACAATGGCAAACTTAAAGTACTTGATTTGAGACTTGAGCATCAAAAGAATGCTTACAACTATcttttgattctttgaattcaatCTGTTTTCggttttcccttttttttaaagcTAGAGAAAAAACCTCCCCCTATCAAATGGTACCCTTTTGTGGGCTCCACACTAATATCCTTGAGCGTTGACTCTCTTCAACCAACTTCTATAGAAGCCAAAGTATATCTATGTAGCGTTGATCTGcaaaaaagttgatttcctgaaaaggaaaaccGGACTTTTCTCTCAAAAGCCGGACAGGAACTGAGCCGTATCCGGCACCGGGCGGACTTCCCGAAAAAGGAGGTTCGGCAGCGTATTTCCGTGGACCCGCACACGCGGATATAGCCAGGGTGTGACTAACAATAGGAAAAGATAGCCCTgaagaggagaaggagTGTTGGTGTGGTAATTAAGGGTCAGCATAACgaaaaatatttcataATGACTCAGCTGGGGTAAAGACCCGCTATAAATAAGGTGTGTTTCACTTTGAATCCATTTCACGCAGGTTATTCAAATGCTAGACTAGTAGCTGTTATGTCCTTCTATCTCTCTGTTTGCTGTGGTTGTTATTCTTCCTctcccttttttttatttcttgtAGACAATAGAGAAATTTCGTTAAGAACAAAAGCCAATGTCTGAAAAGGAATCTGCGTCTATGAGTAGCGGTCACAAGACCTCTTCAGAATCTAATAATTACCAGGATGTCGAATTAAATGTGAAAGAGGGCACAGGAGAATTGCAACTTACAGACGAAgagaaaaagcaaaaagtCGATCAGTTAGCATCTGAGATGAACATCTCCCAAAAGAAACTAATGTGGAAAATTGACCTCTGCGTTGTTCCACCATTTTGCTTACTTTACTTCTTAGCATTTCTTGATAGAGTGAATGTTTCCAACGCAAAAGTCTACGGTATCGAAAAAGCACTTGGTTTACATGGTAACCAATTTGCAACTGCACTTactgttttctttgttccCTATATTGTCTTCGAAGTTTTATCAAACTACctaataaaaataataaaaccTCATGTGTGGTTATCCGTTATgatctttttgtttggtttggtAACACTTCTGGTTGCATGGTCTAAAAATTTTGGCGGTTTGGTTGTTTGCAGATTGTTCCTTGGAATTTTTGAGGCTGGTTCCTTTCCTGCAATTTTCTACATTATTGCTAACTTCTATACATCTGGTGAGTCTTTGAAGAGGAttgccttttttttcaactgtACTTGTCTAGCCGGCGGTTGTGCAGGTGCTCTAGCTTATAGAATCAATGATTTACACGGAGTTCATGGTTTTGACTCATGGCAATGGATTTATATTATCGAAGGTGCCTTCACTATGGGTTTGGCTATCCCACTTTACTTTGCAGTCTCTGACTTTCCTGAAGAAGCAAGATTcttgaatgaaaatgaaagatCATTCTTGAAGCAAAAGTTGGAACTTTATCAGGGTAATTCTGGTTTCGAAATCAAGCAAACTTGGAAAGATATTGCTACCGTTTTCAAAGAACCAATGCTTTATATAACTGccatttgttatttttcattggttGTTCCATCATACTGTTATGCATTCTTTGCACCTACTGTTATTGCAGAGTTAGGTTATACTGCTATGGAAGCACAAAGACACTCAATTTATCCATGGTTGGCAACAATGGGATTTTCAATCATACTTGCTGTTACCTCGGATATGAGCAAAATTAGATTGCCATTTGCACTTATAGCTAGTGCTGTTTCGATTGCTGGCCTATCGATTGTTTTCTCGTGTTATGATGCCAACGCCAGGTATGCAGGATGTTTCTTAACTGCAATGGGATTATACTCCTGCATGCCTATTTTAATCTGTTGGATGTCACTCAATTTTTCTGGGCACACCAGAAAGTCAGTTGGTACAGCATTTGTTATTGGATTTGGTAATATTGGTGGTATTGTCTCgtcttttattttccctAATAATGAAGCACCGAGATTTAAAAAGGGTTTTGGTATTTGCATTGCGTTTGCTTGTCTTGCGTTTCTCTTGTTGGCTGTTTATGCAGCATACCTTAGATGGTTGAATTTCAGAAAGGATACTGATAGCTATAGACAACAATGGAATGAAAAAGACGAAAGAAGTCAAATTGTGAGAGGTGATTTGAATCCTGATTTCAAATACTGGCTGTAATACTGAGGAGAGATTCTCTAGTCACCAAACAAAATACATTTTACATGCTTTTCTCTTAAATAATAATTGTTAATTTTGTATAAATAACTTTAAATGGATAAACggtttttgttttcctttcaaaatgataataCTGTTAGATTTCAGCAATAAAAGTAGGGCGTAACAATTGATGATTGCTTTATACTGgtataagaaaaaaaaatgcgATATTGCTACACTTCACCCAGGGTCTGCAATTTCTAAGATATCAAATAATTCCTTCCGGCTCAAACCATTTCCTACGATAGCCATTGTGGAATCTACATTCTTGTCGACTACTGAATCCATGAGCTTTCTTTTAGACTCTTGTATCCTCCTAATCCGCATTTCCACCGTATctgaaataaaaaactcATATATCTCAACATTCTGGGTTTGTCCAATTCTGTATACACGGTCAATTGCTTGGGCACTGATTGCTGGATTCCAAAAGGGCTCATAGAGTATAACCCTGGAACAAGATGTGATATTTAATCCATAAGCAGCACTCTTGAGAGAGCATAAAAGCACAAAAACATCAGGGTCATTTTTGATTATCTCAAGTGCTTTGTCTTTAGATTTTTTGTCCATTTTACCATCATATCTAGcatatttgattttttccttcGTGAGCACATTGCCCAAGATATCTAGCATCGATGTAAACTCGGAGAAAATAATCGTTTTCCGGACATCTGACTGCTTATCTCTCGCAAGTATATTCAAAACCCGCTGAACTTTGATTGGATGTACCATGTCCTTGCTTGTGTTTGAAGTGTTTTCAGCGGATTCGTCTAGAGTCATTTCTTTCATCGAACTtaaaatatcatcaacacCGGCCTCTTCTGTATCAACTGAGTTTGCAGATATTTTTGTGTTCAATGATTTGTCAATTTgcaaatctttgaaaagcAACCTCCAATGACAACATAATTGTCTTAACCGTAAAAGGCGTGTGTATTCTTCCATATATTGCAATTGTGCTTGAGcgtttttcttcctctctTTCATCTCCTTGCGATACTGGTCTACCATTTGATTGTACATTCCCCTCTCAAATGGTGTAAAGTCCAAAGTTTCTCTATAGATTTTCTTGGTAACTAGCAACACATTGTTATCGAGTAAAAGCTGTTTTGTACGTCTAAGCATAAACTTATTCAATATGCCATGTAAAGTTTTTATGACTTCGGTCATACGATGAACGTCTCGTGATTTCAACCCTTGGCCGATCTTTAATTCCCAAAccatttcattttcaaatttattaaCACGTAAAAACCTGAAAAGGGCATacaattcatcaacattatTTTGAATCGGAGTACCAGTTAAGCACCACCTTAAATCGGCTACTATCTTATA
The window above is part of the Pichia kudriavzevii chromosome 1, complete sequence genome. Proteins encoded here:
- a CDS encoding uncharacterized protein (PKUD0A03450; similar to Saccharomyces cerevisiae YGL150C (INO80); ancestral locus Anc_2.317), which codes for MDSVDGDRRSRTHRSHQAPTVRSLERPMQTMDDPLRPMRVTSRRWFKRKVDISTPHSIPSVSQLQSSIERESGGSSSHPNEGDCNSSLNMSLSEDVHETSYCSEDYIRELLKPSHWQKEDINPSDRMVEGLNVELLDHQVLGLRFLLRREGATPEERTYLKSAKVILNGEPVTYYNRGGILADDMGLGKTVQTIALILSSPFKGGEPRTTLIVCPASLVTQWCTEIADKAPSLKVLAFHGTKRPSDPKVIHSYDIVVTSYSTLGSEDSKSDSPLYSSSFKFKRVVLDEAHSIKNKSTKSHRACYKIVADLRWCLTGTPIQNNVDELYALFRFLRVNKFENEMVWELKIGQGLKSRDVHRMTEVIKTLHGILNKFMLRRTKQLLLDNNVLLVTKKIYRETLDFTPFERGMYNQMVDQYRKEMKERKKNAQAQLQYMEEYTRLLRLRQLCCHWRLLFKDLQIDKSLNTKISANSVDTEEAGVDDILSSMKEMTLDESAENTSNTSKDMVHPIKVQRVLNILARDKQSDVRKTIIFSEFTSMLDILGNVLTKEKIKYARYDGKMDKKSKDKALEIIKNDPDVFVLLCSLKSAAYGLNITSCSRVILYEPFWNPAISAQAIDRVYRIGQTQNVEIYEFFISDTVEMRIRRIQESKRKLMDSVVDKNVDSTMAIVGNGLSRKELFDILEIADPG
- a CDS encoding uncharacterized protein (PKUD0A03440; Pfam Domains: MFS_1(5.6e-28)), with the protein product MSEKESASMSSGHKTSSESNNYQDVELNVKEGTGELQLTDEEKKQKVDQLASEMNISQKKLMWKIDLCVVPPFCLLYFLAFLDRVNVSNAKVYGIEKALGLHGNQFATALTVFFVPYIVFEVLSNYLIKIIKPHVWLSVMIFLFGLVTLLVAWSKNFGGLVVCRLFLGIFEAGSFPAIFYIIANFYTSGESLKRIAFFFNCTCLAGGCAGALAYRINDLHGVHGFDSWQWIYIIEGAFTMGLAIPLYFAVSDFPEEARFLNENERSFLKQKLELYQGNSGFEIKQTWKDIATVFKEPMLYITAICYFSLVVPSYCYAFFAPTVIAELGYTAMEAQRHSIYPWLATMGFSIILAVTSDMSKIRLPFALIASAVSIAGLSIVFSCYDANARYAGCFLTAMGLYSCMPILICWMSLNFSGHTRKSVGTAFVIGFGNIGGIVSSFIFPNNEAPRFKKGFGICIAFACLAFLLLAVYAAYLRWLNFRKDTDSYRQQWNEKDERSQIVRGDLNPDFKYWL